In Leptospira bouyouniensis, the following proteins share a genomic window:
- a CDS encoding beta strand repeat-containing protein has translation MGFIRGQFGLLFKHRFFHILLLLSTTFVSCQSVTPVNLQMLFGSFFVSAAAQGSVIYEAPNFLFTSENGKQAEFILRLNIEPNSSVRIGPITISDPTEGVLLSDTFINFTEDDWDSPHIVRLAGVDDILSDGNQNYRVQLGNILTSDIRFSAGSLPVLLLVNTDNESSGVAASPSFGLLTSETGETGQISYVLQTRPMQDVYIRNFVSNDTTEATVESIELVFTPNNWDVPQSVTVTGVDDFSVDNSTFQISADATISMDPAYLGKVVPVITGTNVDNDIAGFTVVNLSGLTTTEAGGAISFGIVLNTLPTNAVTIPSILATPSTEATTSPNTLTFAPAEWFTPKIVTVTGVDEYIADGPQTVSIVSSAATSADTDYNGLAGPVFPSITNTDNDVPGFILTSPGSLTISENGGILNFTIRLSSQPPPGSTVTLTGINENNTITNVNTNTLVFTNANWNIDQLVQVTTNNNYTDEDTRTVTLQFGSVDTGGSADPVYNAITPPTQVSFSVTDDDTAGITVTPIGGLVVHENGTPYTETFTVVLNSQPTQTVSIPTISSSNTSEITVSPTSLSFTTANWNTPQTVTITSVLDGIDDGDQNVNINFSNSSSTDPKYNSISIPAVTAINTDSNEPLVRIQNLSASSIVENGTSTITFELRLSLKPNANVVIGPITSSDGTEAVLLNSSSGVAASRTLTFTPTNGQVGSYTGNNSESGWDVPQTITIRSVTDSFDDGDIPVTIHIPQASGSYFTGLYPTGAVPGYTDTNGNLVVTITDNDTKGFTFSTNTMNLTEGDADGTFTVRLNAAPCDTPGNLASCASGSITIPISAETFSLPDSTQYTVSPTNLTFTHTNYATPQTVTISVVNDSINESNTRTHTLTLGAISGSGTDYEGLNPNDVTINITDNDNPSPKILFTLDTGQPYFTTESGFSTFYSLRLGSRPVSGNSVTVTLTTSDSTEGMINDSGTPVSSKQFVFNETNWSTSVPVEIVGVSDILSDGNINYNITVSGAETGSFPAWYDSFVGSNGTTANLINYSVSENPVTVITPQSMVRAENAASFSIYILLSQAPTDDVTVPISIPSSFPCTLFTGPTVTQYTISTNTLTITNANWNTIGSHNTITVTPYDDSVDDGNVVCPIEVGVLSSTDGFYNGVNPYPSSNYPELTLNDNDASGLTTSGFSPTTVITSQSGASSEFYIHLNSQPTTDVTINFAATPGGLVSFPTAPLTFTPTNFGTGQLVTIVGQNTSDVLDVNYNITPQITSSETGTGFSPSTIYSALSPSPIPGVHIYNLYDIVPCTDPNPMVACGTSPNVSGGLVTSPNLITTESGGQSRFQVRLRARPTSNVTINVTSSNVSEGTTSVPSFTFTSTDWNTFQNIVITGVDEGIMDGNTIYSILFGSLSGGGTGFNGETLPNLSVTNLDND, from the coding sequence CTCCCAATTTTTTATTCACGAGTGAAAATGGAAAACAAGCAGAATTCATACTTCGTTTGAACATCGAACCAAACAGTTCAGTGAGAATTGGACCAATTACCATCTCCGACCCAACAGAGGGTGTACTATTGTCTGATACTTTTATCAATTTTACGGAAGATGATTGGGATTCTCCACATATCGTACGTTTGGCGGGTGTAGATGATATTTTATCTGATGGAAATCAAAATTATCGAGTGCAGCTTGGAAATATTTTAACATCAGATATACGCTTTTCCGCAGGGAGTCTACCTGTGCTCCTTTTGGTAAATACAGATAATGAATCTTCAGGAGTTGCTGCAAGCCCATCTTTTGGACTTCTCACTTCAGAGACTGGCGAAACAGGTCAAATTTCTTATGTTTTACAAACACGACCTATGCAAGATGTTTACATCCGTAATTTTGTTTCCAATGATACAACAGAAGCTACGGTCGAATCCATAGAGTTAGTTTTTACACCTAACAACTGGGATGTGCCACAATCTGTGACCGTCACTGGTGTTGACGACTTTAGTGTTGATAATAGTACTTTTCAAATCTCTGCTGATGCAACAATATCTATGGACCCAGCATATTTAGGAAAGGTTGTACCTGTCATCACAGGAACCAATGTAGACAATGACATCGCGGGTTTTACCGTTGTTAATCTTTCAGGACTCACTACGACGGAAGCAGGTGGAGCGATCAGTTTTGGTATTGTATTGAATACACTCCCCACAAATGCAGTTACCATTCCTTCGATTCTTGCAACTCCAAGTACTGAGGCAACTACAAGTCCAAATACACTTACATTTGCACCAGCGGAATGGTTCACCCCAAAAATCGTAACTGTCACTGGAGTGGATGAGTATATTGCAGATGGGCCGCAAACGGTATCTATCGTTTCAAGTGCCGCAACTTCTGCCGATACAGATTACAACGGTTTGGCGGGCCCCGTTTTTCCATCTATTACCAATACAGACAACGATGTCCCAGGATTTATACTCACCTCCCCTGGGAGTCTGACTATTTCTGAAAATGGAGGGATCCTTAATTTTACGATTCGTCTTTCTTCCCAACCGCCTCCTGGATCTACGGTTACTTTAACGGGTATAAACGAAAACAATACGATCACTAATGTAAATACAAATACATTAGTGTTTACGAATGCCAATTGGAATATTGACCAATTAGTACAAGTGACAACTAACAATAACTATACTGATGAAGATACAAGGACTGTAACTTTACAATTTGGATCTGTGGATACAGGAGGAAGTGCTGATCCAGTATACAATGCGATCACTCCACCTACACAAGTAAGTTTCTCAGTCACAGATGATGATACTGCAGGGATTACAGTCACACCGATTGGAGGACTTGTTGTACATGAAAATGGAACTCCTTATACCGAGACATTTACAGTGGTTTTAAATTCACAACCAACACAAACTGTCTCCATTCCAACAATTTCATCTAGTAACACTTCAGAAATCACAGTCTCCCCTACTTCGTTGTCTTTCACGACTGCAAATTGGAATACTCCTCAAACCGTCACCATCACTTCGGTGTTAGATGGAATTGATGATGGAGATCAGAATGTAAATATCAATTTCTCGAATTCATCCTCTACCGATCCTAAATACAATTCCATATCGATTCCTGCAGTAACAGCGATAAATACTGATAGTAACGAACCTTTAGTGCGAATACAAAACTTATCTGCATCTTCTATTGTTGAAAATGGAACATCAACCATCACATTTGAATTACGATTATCTTTAAAACCAAATGCTAACGTCGTTATTGGTCCTATTACCTCTTCTGATGGTACCGAAGCTGTATTACTCAATAGCTCATCAGGAGTGGCTGCTTCCCGTACACTCACATTCACACCTACTAATGGACAAGTGGGAAGTTATACGGGAAACAATAGTGAAAGTGGTTGGGACGTCCCTCAAACCATAACGATCAGGTCAGTAACTGACTCTTTTGATGATGGAGATATCCCAGTGACGATCCATATCCCACAGGCAAGTGGTTCTTATTTTACTGGATTGTATCCCACAGGGGCAGTTCCAGGTTATACAGACACAAACGGAAATTTGGTGGTCACAATAACAGACAATGATACAAAAGGATTTACTTTTTCTACTAACACAATGAACCTAACAGAAGGTGATGCCGATGGAACATTTACCGTTCGATTGAATGCAGCGCCCTGTGATACTCCAGGGAACTTGGCATCGTGTGCAAGTGGTTCTATTACCATCCCGATTTCAGCTGAGACATTTTCCTTACCCGATTCCACTCAATATACAGTTTCCCCAACAAATCTTACTTTCACACATACAAATTATGCAACACCACAAACGGTGACAATTTCTGTGGTCAACGATTCCATTAATGAATCCAACACAAGGACCCATACACTTACATTAGGTGCTATTTCTGGTTCGGGGACAGACTATGAAGGTCTAAATCCAAATGATGTTACTATCAACATCACTGATAACGACAATCCATCTCCTAAAATTTTATTCACCTTGGATACAGGACAGCCTTACTTTACAACAGAATCTGGTTTTTCTACTTTTTATAGTTTGCGCTTAGGGAGCAGGCCTGTCTCAGGAAATTCTGTCACCGTGACCTTAACGACATCTGACTCAACTGAAGGGATGATCAATGACAGTGGTACACCTGTTAGTTCGAAACAATTTGTCTTTAATGAAACCAATTGGAGCACATCTGTTCCTGTGGAAATTGTTGGAGTATCGGACATATTAAGCGACGGAAATATAAATTATAATATTACCGTTTCAGGAGCCGAAACGGGATCCTTTCCCGCTTGGTATGATAGTTTTGTAGGAAGCAATGGTACTACCGCTAACTTAATTAACTATAGTGTCTCAGAAAATCCTGTAACCGTTATCACTCCACAGTCTATGGTTCGAGCAGAAAATGCCGCATCATTTTCCATTTATATCTTACTCAGCCAAGCCCCTACTGATGATGTTACGGTACCAATTTCGATTCCATCAAGTTTTCCGTGTACTTTATTTACAGGACCGACAGTTACACAGTACACAATATCAACTAACACTCTGACCATCACAAATGCCAATTGGAATACGATCGGATCGCACAACACAATCACCGTCACACCATATGATGATTCTGTCGATGATGGGAATGTAGTTTGCCCAATTGAGGTAGGTGTTCTTTCTTCGACTGATGGATTTTATAATGGTGTGAATCCTTATCCCTCGTCAAATTACCCTGAACTCACATTAAATGACAACGATGCTTCTGGACTCACCACCTCGGGATTTTCTCCGACCACAGTGATCACATCTCAATCTGGAGCAAGTTCTGAATTTTATATCCATCTCAATTCACAACCAACAACTGATGTGACAATTAATTTTGCAGCTACACCGGGTGGGCTTGTCTCATTTCCTACAGCGCCTTTGACTTTTACTCCCACTAATTTTGGAACAGGTCAATTGGTTACGATTGTTGGCCAAAACACTTCTGATGTATTGGATGTTAACTATAACATCACACCACAAATCACATCAAGCGAAACAGGGACAGGATTTTCACCATCCACCATTTACAGTGCACTCTCACCTAGTCCCATTCCAGGTGTCCACATTTACAATTTATATGATATCGTTCCCTGTACAGATCCAAATCCTATGGTTGCTTGTGGGACGTCACCAAATGTTTCAGGTGGGCTTGTCACTTCACCTAACTTAATCACAACGGAATCTGGTGGCCAGTCTAGATTCCAAGTCCGATTACGAGCACGACCAACTTCAAATGTGACAATCAATGTAACAAGCTCAAATGTTTCAGAGGGAACTACTTCTGTCCCAAGTTTCACTTTTACTTCCACCGATTGGAACACCTTCCAAAATATTGTGATCACAGGAGTGGATGAAGGTATCATGGATGGAAATACAATTTATTCGATTTTGTTTGGATCTCTTTCCGGTGGTGGGACTGGTTTTAATGGGGAAACTTTACCCAATCTTTCTGTCACTAACCTGGATAACGATTAG
- a CDS encoding PIN domain-containing protein encodes MSFVLIDSSIWIEYFRNSNSKISEEIDSLIDNGNIYTNEIILTELIPFIKIKKKSELIHLLETIESFKMNIDWKQLREIQILNLKNGINHVGIPDLIILQNVIQNKSCLFTMDKHFKMMSQFIPIDLY; translated from the coding sequence ATGAGTTTTGTTCTTATCGATTCATCGATTTGGATTGAATACTTTCGAAATTCAAATTCAAAGATCTCAGAAGAAATAGATAGCCTCATAGACAATGGAAATATTTATACGAACGAAATCATTTTGACAGAGCTAATTCCGTTCATAAAAATCAAAAAAAAGTCTGAATTGATTCATCTATTAGAAACCATAGAATCTTTCAAAATGAATATTGATTGGAAACAATTGAGAGAAATTCAAATACTCAATCTTAAAAATGGAATTAATCATGTTGGAATTCCAGATTTAATTATACTTCAAAATGTGATTCAAAACAAATCCTGCTTATTCACTATGGACAAACATTTCAAAATGATGAGTCAGTTTATTCCAATTGATTTATATTAA
- a CDS encoding alpha/beta fold hydrolase: protein MKSKSFRYKNWETAYLDSETSGPTLIFCHANGYSAGCYQYYFERLKKHFRVIAPDFVGHGRSEFTLQFKNWNVFRDQILSLLDHESITNTTIIGHSLGGASSLLAAKKEPERFAKVLAMDPVILGWKLILLSKFLENPLAKGAKKRRTHFKSIDLVRRTFRKFPAFANFEPSIFEDYLNSCFVQTGHENEVKLCCDPRVEAQIFGHAHFHVFKNFYGIKTENHIAIPEKFEVCSPKYANLLAKVHPKSSVNIFPGFTHFFPFERPEETWNWMKQSLEIN from the coding sequence ATGAAATCAAAATCCTTTCGCTACAAAAATTGGGAAACCGCTTATTTAGATTCAGAAACAAGTGGGCCCACACTCATCTTTTGTCATGCTAATGGTTATAGCGCCGGTTGTTATCAGTATTATTTTGAAAGATTAAAAAAACACTTCCGAGTCATCGCACCAGACTTTGTAGGTCATGGTCGTTCCGAATTCACTTTGCAATTCAAGAATTGGAATGTATTCCGTGACCAAATCCTTTCACTACTCGACCATGAATCGATCACAAACACAACCATCATCGGACACTCCCTTGGAGGAGCATCCTCACTTCTTGCCGCAAAAAAAGAACCCGAACGATTTGCGAAAGTGTTAGCGATGGACCCTGTGATCCTTGGTTGGAAACTCATCCTACTCTCCAAATTTTTAGAGAACCCACTTGCAAAGGGTGCAAAAAAAAGAAGAACTCATTTCAAATCCATAGATCTTGTTAGGCGGACTTTTCGTAAATTCCCTGCCTTTGCAAACTTTGAACCTTCAATCTTCGAAGATTATTTAAACTCTTGTTTTGTTCAAACAGGTCATGAAAACGAAGTGAAACTTTGTTGTGACCCAAGAGTCGAAGCACAAATTTTTGGGCATGCCCACTTCCATGTTTTTAAAAATTTTTACGGTATCAAAACTGAAAATCACATTGCCATTCCTGAAAAATTCGAAGTCTGCAGTCCAAAGTATGCCAACTTACTTGCGAAGGTCCATCCCAAATCAAGTGTAAACATCTTTCCTGGTTTTACACATTTTTTTCCCTTCGAACGACCAGAAGAAACTTGGAACTGGATGAAACAAAGTTTAGAAATCAATTGA
- a CDS encoding YqjF family protein, whose amino-acid sequence MKEPIETILDTIEHRPWPIPKHPWFWYQEWNDAIFLHYQVEPSKLRSLVPMHLELDQINGEHWISVVAFTMDNVHPRHCFPFHFLSTFHEVNLRTYVKKDGKVGVYFLSIEAEKWIPTQFARMTSGLPYRHSKIQRAKNLVQLDGKRCRIEMNFQVIHPIKHPNQKELWLTERYSLYRGKEVKESAMDVHHKPWELFQVEIQKLNIGYTKFVGLTDFLKPDLTHYSPGVQVLAWL is encoded by the coding sequence ATGAAAGAACCTATTGAGACTATCTTAGATACGATTGAACATCGTCCTTGGCCGATACCGAAGCATCCATGGTTTTGGTACCAAGAATGGAATGACGCTATTTTTTTACACTACCAAGTGGAACCAAGTAAACTTCGTTCCTTAGTTCCAATGCATTTGGAATTGGATCAAATTAACGGGGAACATTGGATTTCTGTCGTTGCCTTTACAATGGACAATGTGCATCCAAGGCACTGTTTCCCCTTCCATTTCCTTTCTACCTTCCACGAAGTGAATTTACGCACCTATGTGAAAAAAGACGGCAAAGTGGGTGTGTATTTTTTGAGTATCGAAGCAGAGAAATGGATCCCAACTCAATTTGCAAGGATGACATCAGGATTACCTTATCGGCATTCAAAAATCCAACGAGCAAAGAATTTGGTCCAGCTGGATGGGAAACGGTGTCGGATTGAAATGAATTTTCAAGTGATTCATCCAATCAAACATCCAAACCAAAAAGAACTTTGGCTGACAGAACGTTACTCATTGTATCGAGGGAAGGAGGTGAAGGAAAGTGCAATGGATGTGCACCACAAACCTTGGGAATTGTTTCAGGTGGAGATCCAGAAACTAAATATTGGTTATACGAAGTTTGTTGGTCTTACTGATTTTTTAAAGCCAGATCTAACTCATTATTCGCCTGGTGTGCAGGTGCTTGCTTGGTTGTAA
- a CDS encoding type II toxin-antitoxin system Phd/YefM family antitoxin, with protein sequence MKSVGIKDLKNNLSNYLDFVRNGETIIVMDRNTPIAELKKLSKSQNLTQAFIEESIANNSLIPAKERSIINVPKSLRLNEKHKDAISKSWKKAYLEDRE encoded by the coding sequence ATGAAATCAGTGGGTATCAAGGATTTAAAAAACAACCTAAGCAATTATTTGGATTTTGTCCGTAATGGCGAAACGATTATCGTAATGGATAGAAATACTCCCATTGCAGAATTGAAAAAATTGAGTAAATCTCAAAATTTAACTCAGGCCTTCATAGAAGAATCGATTGCTAACAATTCCCTGATACCAGCAAAAGAAAGAAGCATTATCAATGTTCCTAAATCATTGCGTCTAAATGAAAAACATAAAGATGCAATCTCAAAATCATGGAAGAAGGCTTATCTAGAGGATCGAGAATAG
- a CDS encoding sulfatase, which yields MNPSRFFRTLSTLNRFQSLFVFILFVFVFITFCKKENSVSESNLEQGKYEPETKGKITKNLPQSKPNVIWIVIDSLRGDIIGNYNVTPNLDLFAKEGVTFKYHLVNAAWTRPSTLVFFTGKFASANPVNFWDYPTTKSEVEAFYRSEKKPLPKLLKGALYSTYMVGNNPFLTDKFGLGVDVGFDFLYDFSNYTEDTKKITKKTLEVIDEISSQENPFFLFLNYNDPHKPYTPPPGFTSRIQTKENLDERKLNYLGEVAFVDEELGKVFEIIKSKGLWDNSLILITADHGEVMHTSHAISPFTGTNTYYGHGQDLFLENIHVPLLIKLPNSKIQKAVQSMTRSIDLYPTILDYIGIPIPKSIHGLSLRPILEGLETTKRTYYGETRFTQGYGEGNEFLLQRSYRFHELGKFWQGSVGKEFYLYFDTRTDPNQEHPIRINQMESISELKLNATLEKKIQRFWKQIRSMEPKLPLYHLWINPSQTETEIQITIPNGIIRLAALPSTVAVEEKGKSVKLKSKEKVPFQISFEVYPDVSFPEFKVWMGTNQLTKSEILVGYFGVNLSACSKDCDLLYESQSFRPIINPHTKVHFWKEGGQKKSYENKQELGTDALDILKKQGYVQ from the coding sequence TTGAACCCAAGCCGTTTTTTTAGAACTCTATCTACATTAAATCGCTTTCAGTCTCTTTTTGTTTTTATCCTATTTGTATTCGTTTTCATTACTTTTTGCAAAAAAGAAAATTCTGTTTCGGAATCGAATTTGGAACAGGGAAAGTATGAACCAGAAACTAAGGGAAAGATAACAAAAAATCTTCCCCAATCAAAACCAAATGTCATATGGATTGTGATTGATAGCCTGAGGGGTGATATCATTGGAAATTATAATGTTACACCTAACTTAGATTTGTTTGCAAAAGAAGGAGTTACATTTAAATACCATTTAGTGAATGCTGCCTGGACGAGACCTTCCACTCTTGTTTTTTTTACGGGAAAATTTGCATCTGCAAATCCAGTTAATTTTTGGGATTATCCTACAACTAAATCGGAAGTGGAAGCCTTTTATCGATCAGAAAAAAAACCACTACCAAAACTTTTAAAAGGAGCTTTATATTCTACTTATATGGTGGGAAATAATCCATTTCTCACAGATAAGTTTGGTCTTGGTGTGGATGTTGGATTTGATTTTTTATATGATTTTTCCAATTATACTGAAGATACAAAAAAAATCACAAAAAAAACGTTGGAAGTTATCGATGAAATTTCTTCTCAAGAAAATCCTTTCTTTTTGTTTTTAAATTATAACGACCCACACAAACCGTATACCCCACCACCAGGATTCACAAGTCGCATACAAACAAAGGAAAACTTAGACGAACGAAAGTTAAACTATCTTGGTGAAGTAGCCTTTGTGGATGAAGAACTGGGAAAAGTTTTTGAAATCATAAAATCAAAAGGACTTTGGGACAACTCCCTCATCCTCATTACTGCAGATCATGGGGAAGTGATGCATACCTCACATGCAATTTCACCTTTCACCGGAACCAATACCTATTATGGACATGGTCAGGATTTGTTTTTAGAAAACATCCATGTGCCACTTCTAATCAAATTACCAAATTCCAAAATACAAAAAGCAGTACAATCTATGACTCGTTCTATTGATTTGTATCCGACTATCCTTGATTATATTGGAATTCCAATACCTAAATCCATTCATGGGTTGTCTCTACGACCAATTTTAGAAGGTTTAGAGACCACCAAACGAACATACTATGGAGAAACTCGCTTTACGCAAGGGTATGGTGAAGGGAATGAATTTTTATTACAAAGGTCTTACCGGTTTCATGAATTGGGAAAATTTTGGCAAGGGTCAGTCGGAAAGGAATTTTATTTGTATTTTGATACAAGGACCGATCCAAACCAAGAACATCCCATTCGGATCAACCAAATGGAATCTATCAGTGAACTGAAGTTAAATGCCACATTGGAAAAAAAAATCCAACGCTTTTGGAAACAAATACGTTCGATGGAACCAAAACTTCCATTATACCATCTTTGGATCAACCCAAGTCAAACAGAAACAGAAATTCAAATCACAATTCCGAATGGCATCATCCGCTTGGCGGCACTTCCATCGACCGTGGCGGTAGAAGAAAAAGGAAAATCAGTAAAACTCAAATCTAAGGAGAAAGTTCCCTTCCAGATTAGTTTTGAAGTATATCCTGATGTAAGTTTTCCTGAATTTAAAGTTTGGATGGGTACAAACCAACTAACAAAATCAGAGATCCTTGTTGGGTATTTTGGAGTGAATCTTTCTGCTTGCTCAAAAGACTGTGATTTGTTATACGAATCACAATCCTTTCGCCCTATCATAAACCCACATACAAAGGTACATTTTTGGAAGGAAGGTGGACAAAAAAAATCTTATGAAAACAAACAAGAATTGGGAACTGATGCACTTGATATCTTAAAAAAACAAGGGTACGTCCAATAA
- a CDS encoding DMT family transporter, with product MQFQVILFFCIAVFFNALANILIKTSSMQDKQVVPGEGFWKLVFTVFNPYFIAGLASFGLALLGYRYVLGKGLKLSLAYPVFTSSGFIIVLIASSIFFKERLNFTQWLGISFILVGVWLTALQMFDVNS from the coding sequence ATGCAATTCCAAGTCATCCTCTTCTTCTGTATAGCTGTATTCTTCAATGCATTGGCGAATATTTTAATCAAAACTTCTTCCATGCAGGACAAACAAGTTGTACCTGGAGAAGGGTTTTGGAAACTGGTATTTACTGTATTCAATCCTTATTTCATCGCAGGGCTTGCCAGTTTCGGCTTGGCATTGTTAGGTTATCGATATGTTTTAGGAAAGGGTCTAAAGCTATCACTTGCCTACCCAGTTTTCACTTCGAGTGGATTTATCATAGTCCTGATTGCCTCTTCTATATTTTTCAAAGAACGATTAAACTTTACCCAATGGCTTGGAATTTCCTTTATTTTAGTGGGTGTGTGGCTCACCGCCTTGCAAATGTTTGACGTTAACTCTTGA
- a CDS encoding type II toxin-antitoxin system VapB family antitoxin, whose translation MRTTIDIPEELVAEAMKLTHSKTKTDVIKEGLKMLIRKEKLKKLKNFRGNLDLEINLNQLRKR comes from the coding sequence ATGAGAACTACAATTGATATTCCTGAAGAATTGGTTGCAGAGGCTATGAAACTGACCCACTCAAAAACAAAAACAGATGTGATCAAAGAAGGGTTAAAAATGCTAATTCGAAAAGAAAAATTAAAAAAATTAAAAAATTTCAGAGGGAATCTTGATCTCGAAATCAACTTAAACCAACTCAGAAAAAGATGA
- a CDS encoding PIN domain-containing protein: protein MALYIDTSFLLNIVYSENGFEKNLEKINKSNHLFSSILIEIEAFRSLNYTFNQNKKYLENTWYQETHNFIETLISNINLKNIDSDIKNEFKKQKNISELKSLDAIHLSTAMYVKKLISEDLIFCTLDEKLKEVALKNNFKVN, encoded by the coding sequence TTGGCACTTTACATTGATACTAGTTTTCTACTCAATATCGTTTATTCAGAAAATGGTTTTGAAAAAAATTTAGAAAAAATAAATAAATCGAATCATCTCTTTAGTTCCATTTTAATCGAAATCGAAGCCTTTCGAAGCTTAAATTATACTTTTAACCAAAACAAAAAATATCTAGAGAATACCTGGTATCAGGAGACTCACAATTTCATTGAAACATTAATTTCAAATATAAACCTCAAAAATATTGATTCAGATATAAAAAATGAATTCAAAAAACAAAAGAATATTTCTGAGTTAAAATCACTAGATGCGATCCATTTATCGACAGCGATGTATGTGAAGAAGTTGATATCTGAAGATTTGATTTTCTGCACCTTGGATGAGAAATTAAAGGAAGTTGCTTTGAAAAATAATTTTAAAGTAAACTAA
- the len gene encoding Len family endostatin-like outer membrane lipoprotein, which produces MVFLVFFSALLGACKTSKDNNDDTTLLALLLAQTATAPCSTRCHIYLTSSSRSGFIGSGGIVGADASCNGDTDRVRGKTYKAMISIPGVREALGNPTGTMTYTDWVFKANTFYSNSTDTLNTTGATTTSNRIFRDSNTTMQMNFALGTNGTRFWTGMTITGGNLANDVNCTNWTSSNVGVSGVTGVVGASTTTLVETTTDTCNIAKKIVCVEQ; this is translated from the coding sequence TTGGTATTTCTTGTTTTTTTTAGTGCTCTCTTAGGTGCTTGCAAAACTTCGAAAGATAATAACGACGACACCACCTTACTCGCTCTCCTCCTCGCACAAACGGCTACCGCTCCTTGTTCCACAAGGTGTCATATATATTTAACTAGTTCATCACGAAGTGGTTTCATTGGAAGCGGTGGGATTGTCGGTGCTGATGCATCATGTAATGGTGACACTGATCGAGTTCGTGGCAAAACATATAAAGCAATGATTTCCATCCCCGGTGTGAGAGAGGCATTGGGAAATCCGACTGGAACAATGACGTATACCGATTGGGTATTCAAAGCCAATACCTTCTATTCGAATAGTACTGACACTTTGAATACTACGGGTGCAACAACCACTTCCAACAGAATCTTTAGAGATTCCAATACCACCATGCAAATGAACTTTGCCCTCGGTACGAATGGCACTCGCTTTTGGACAGGAATGACGATTACCGGTGGAAACTTAGCCAATGATGTGAATTGTACGAATTGGACTAGTTCCAATGTGGGAGTGAGTGGAGTCACAGGAGTTGTGGGTGCGAGTACAACAACACTTGTTGAAACCACAACTGACACGTGTAATATTGCAAAGAAAATTGTTTGTGTAGAACAGTAA